Proteins encoded by one window of Orbaceae bacterium BiB:
- a CDS encoding YcbX family protein: MVFVNQLYIHPVKSMQGIALQTSEVRNSGLKDDRIFMVCEPDGTFVTARETPQLLQLKTVMNSDGVFISLNEQKSIQANYADFSLTSEPTKVWGSQFTSHIASISVNRFLSDFLKRDVQLRWIGQTSDRVVKRYPETPLAFADGYPYLLVNTASFNYLQQQCPEKLTIEQFRGNILIDGALPFAEDGWKTIKIGDVIFDLVKPCSRCVMTRVNLVNYQYFADNEPLKTLRYFRLDEQGEIDFGINMIARNTGIISINDKVEVLERQRAKNYIKSFPKENLIEAKPCQIIFDSVTFIGNNKQPLLEQLEQNGVVMSYSCRTGVCGRCQIELEEGEVMPMTQSAIRRNNRILACSCIPKSNQLKLKNIRSKS; this comes from the coding sequence ATGGTTTTTGTTAATCAACTCTATATCCATCCGGTAAAATCAATGCAAGGCATTGCATTACAAACCAGTGAAGTACGCAATAGCGGACTAAAAGATGATCGCATTTTTATGGTTTGTGAACCTGATGGTACTTTCGTTACTGCAAGAGAAACGCCTCAATTATTACAACTAAAAACAGTGATGAATTCAGACGGGGTATTCATTAGTCTAAACGAACAAAAAAGTATTCAAGCCAACTATGCTGATTTTTCGTTAACGAGTGAACCCACCAAAGTTTGGGGAAGTCAATTTACCTCACACATCGCCTCAATTAGTGTTAATCGTTTTTTGAGTGATTTTCTAAAAAGAGATGTCCAGCTGCGTTGGATTGGCCAAACATCTGATCGCGTCGTGAAACGTTATCCAGAAACACCGCTTGCTTTTGCTGATGGCTATCCTTATTTACTCGTTAATACGGCGTCATTTAATTATCTACAACAACAATGTCCAGAGAAGTTAACCATCGAACAATTTAGGGGAAATATTCTCATTGATGGCGCATTACCTTTTGCTGAGGATGGCTGGAAAACCATTAAAATAGGTGATGTAATTTTTGATTTAGTCAAACCTTGTAGCCGATGTGTAATGACTCGCGTGAATTTAGTTAATTACCAATATTTTGCCGATAATGAACCCTTAAAAACACTACGTTATTTTAGATTAGATGAACAAGGTGAAATTGATTTTGGGATTAATATGATTGCTCGTAATACAGGCATCATTTCTATTAACGATAAAGTAGAAGTCCTAGAACGACAACGAGCCAAAAACTATATAAAATCATTCCCTAAAGAAAATCTGATTGAAGCTAAGCCTTGCCAGATTATCTTTGACTCAGTGACATTTATTGGTAATAACAAGCAGCCATTACTCGAACAGCTAGAACAAAATGGTGTTGTGATGTCATACTCTTGTCGTACGGGAGTTTGTGGTCGTTGCCAAATTGAGTTAGAAGAAGGTGAAGTCATGCCGATGACACAATCTGCTATCAGACGTAATAATCGTATTTTAGCTTGTAGTTGCATACCGAAAAGTAATCAACTTAAATTAAAAAATATCCGGTCTAAGTCATAA
- the umuD gene encoding translesion error-prone DNA polymerase V autoproteolytic subunit, which yields MHKSCCIVLGRVDAATINLLPLVDTPVRAGFPSPADDYLEAKLDLTEHLVKHPSATYYIRAMGDSMVDYGIYSGDLLIVDRSLEPHVDDVVIVAIDGELTCKCLGVINDQYHLLAGNALYPPIPLAGKEVHIWGVVIYTIHSLRGRGHS from the coding sequence TTGCACAAATCCTGTTGTATTGTGCTTGGCCGTGTTGATGCCGCTACAATAAACCTTTTACCGTTGGTAGATACCCCAGTTAGAGCAGGTTTCCCCTCACCTGCTGATGATTATTTGGAAGCGAAACTCGATTTAACTGAGCATTTAGTCAAACACCCCAGTGCGACGTATTATATTAGAGCCATGGGCGATTCAATGGTGGATTATGGTATTTATAGCGGCGATTTATTGATTGTTGATCGTTCTTTAGAGCCACACGTGGATGATGTGGTGATTGTAGCTATTGATGGGGAACTAACCTGTAAATGCCTTGGTGTAATAAATGATCAATATCATTTATTAGCTGGTAATGCGCTTTATCCACCGATCCCCCTAGCCGGTAAAGAGGTGCATATTTGGGGGGTCGTGATTTATACCATCCATTCCTTACGAGGTCGTGGGCATTCGTGA
- a CDS encoding YlcI/YnfO family protein, whose amino-acid sequence MATKSKNNKSRRIDVRVPLELFNEIDQFKKIDQSYSNFVLAALKHEIERQKKNLR is encoded by the coding sequence GTGGCAACAAAAAGTAAAAATAATAAATCCCGTCGTATTGACGTTCGTGTACCTCTCGAGCTATTTAATGAAATCGATCAATTCAAAAAAATAGATCAAAGCTATTCCAACTTTGTACTCGCTGCGCTAAAACATGAGATTGAGCGTCAAAAAAAGAATCTACGTTAA
- a CDS encoding tyrosine-type recombinase/integrase: protein MALTEIAVRNAKPKQKRYTLNDDEGLSLCVAPCGGKYWHFRFSWQGKQPRISLGTYPDLSLKEARLKRDDYRLDIAKGIDPRPEHRRNAQANIEMTDEEGYETHHKTSLTLEMFIPRWKALKFKKLGIDDPTRRNSTKTQIERYLKKDILPTLGIIPIEKITLRDIQQVLRKVENRGALSIAEKLRCWLIDIFRHAMLDGLIQTNPTTDIGFLALPKPAPKNNAHLDMKDIPQFLVALSRYPGDIQTKLALKLLLLTGVRPGELRFSKPEQFDLDNQVWTIPAGEIKQFKRLVNAGHVIPDYVIPLSRQAVNIVRELLSLRYASQPYLLRGRGKPYQPVCENTFNQGIKRLGYDKKLTSHGLRGTLSTALYELDYEGRWIEAQLSHQDKNQIRRAYNHAKYITQRQRMMQEWADLLDEWQQLVQ, encoded by the coding sequence ATGGCTTTAACTGAAATTGCCGTTCGTAATGCCAAACCAAAACAAAAGCGATATACCCTCAATGATGATGAAGGATTAAGCCTCTGTGTGGCGCCTTGTGGTGGTAAATATTGGCACTTTAGATTCAGTTGGCAAGGAAAACAACCGAGAATCTCACTGGGAACCTACCCTGATCTTTCTCTGAAAGAGGCAAGATTAAAGCGTGATGATTACCGCCTGGATATTGCTAAAGGAATAGACCCTCGTCCAGAGCACCGTCGCAATGCACAAGCTAACATCGAAATGACTGATGAAGAGGGATATGAAACACACCATAAGACGTCATTGACATTGGAAATGTTCATCCCAAGGTGGAAAGCCCTAAAGTTTAAAAAATTGGGCATTGATGATCCCACGCGTCGTAACTCAACCAAAACGCAAATAGAACGTTATTTAAAAAAAGATATATTACCGACACTAGGTATTATTCCTATCGAGAAAATCACCCTGAGAGATATTCAGCAAGTTTTACGTAAAGTCGAGAACCGTGGCGCATTATCGATTGCCGAAAAGCTACGATGTTGGCTGATTGATATTTTTCGACATGCCATGCTCGATGGGTTAATTCAAACCAATCCAACCACGGATATTGGGTTTTTAGCCCTCCCTAAACCTGCCCCCAAAAATAATGCGCACTTAGACATGAAGGATATCCCTCAGTTTTTAGTAGCGTTATCCCGTTATCCGGGGGATATACAAACTAAACTGGCCCTCAAGTTATTGTTATTAACGGGCGTTAGACCGGGTGAGTTAAGGTTTTCAAAACCAGAGCAATTTGATTTAGATAATCAGGTTTGGACGATCCCCGCAGGCGAAATCAAACAATTTAAGCGGTTAGTGAACGCTGGACACGTTATTCCAGATTATGTTATTCCTCTATCGAGACAAGCAGTCAATATTGTCAGGGAGCTATTATCACTGCGTTATGCTAGTCAGCCCTATTTACTGCGTGGTCGAGGAAAACCTTATCAACCAGTGTGTGAGAATACTTTCAACCAAGGGATTAAACGCCTTGGGTATGATAAAAAACTGACCTCACATGGCTTGCGAGGAACGCTTTCTACAGCGCTCTATGAACTCGATTATGAAGGAAGATGGATTGAAGCTCAGCTTTCTCATCAGGATAAGAATCAAATCAGACGCGCTTATAATCATGCTAAGTACATCACACAGCGTCAACGGATGATGCAAGAGTGGGCAGATTTGCTTGATGAGTGGCAACAACTGGTTCAATGA
- a CDS encoding aspartate aminotransferase family protein, which produces MENNIAVGITATGKEGAEQYRTLMKQAVDVAADWLTVDTMFDGIPIPQLRQQLNQIEMLPKQGVGDEQALREAKEHFLQHALQVHHPLCSAHLHCPTTLASQLAEVLINVSNQSMDSWDQSPSATLFEEHIITQLRQHIGYPTGDAGIFTSGGTQSNFMGLLLAREYCLKHYTNYSKQDLVVVCSEQAHFSVQQSMLLLGFDEAAVVTISCDNGGRMIVDELSTKLNQLKNNGKKAFAIIATAGTTDTGAIDDITTIAQLAKQHQVWLHIDAAWGGILLFSHKYRDRLQGIELADSIALDFHKQFLQTISCGAFVLKEAANYELIRRHDDYLNPIEDELEGVPNLVSKSIQTTRRFDALKLWMSFRSIGAQQYGEMVDYSVDLAQQVANYIAQSEHFELVNSTQIASVLFRIKKSALGNKDSTQVHRFIAQLLFDEGRANLGITRRGGETTLKLTLLNPHTRFEHVKVLLSTIEQLLLRY; this is translated from the coding sequence ATGGAAAATAATATTGCAGTAGGAATTACTGCAACAGGTAAAGAAGGTGCGGAGCAATACCGCACTTTGATGAAACAAGCGGTTGATGTAGCGGCTGATTGGTTGACTGTTGATACTATGTTTGATGGCATACCAATTCCTCAATTACGGCAACAACTTAATCAAATTGAAATGTTGCCAAAGCAAGGTGTCGGCGATGAACAGGCGTTACGTGAAGCTAAAGAACACTTTTTACAACATGCTTTACAAGTACATCATCCTCTCTGTTCTGCTCATTTACATTGCCCAACGACTTTAGCTTCACAATTAGCTGAAGTACTAATTAATGTTTCAAATCAATCGATGGATTCATGGGATCAAAGTCCATCTGCGACGTTATTTGAAGAACATATTATTACCCAGTTACGTCAACATATTGGTTACCCGACAGGTGATGCCGGGATATTTACCAGTGGTGGAACGCAAAGTAATTTTATGGGTTTACTATTAGCCAGAGAGTATTGTTTAAAACATTATACTAACTATTCAAAGCAAGATTTAGTTGTTGTTTGTTCAGAGCAAGCCCATTTTTCAGTACAACAATCGATGTTATTGTTAGGATTTGATGAAGCTGCTGTTGTTACCATCTCTTGTGATAATGGTGGCAGAATGATTGTCGATGAATTGTCTACTAAATTGAACCAGTTAAAGAACAACGGTAAAAAAGCATTTGCGATTATTGCAACGGCTGGAACAACCGATACTGGAGCGATCGATGATATTACAACGATTGCACAATTGGCTAAGCAGCACCAAGTCTGGTTACATATTGATGCTGCTTGGGGGGGCATTTTACTCTTTTCTCATAAATATCGTGACCGTTTGCAGGGAATTGAGCTAGCTGATTCGATTGCTTTAGATTTTCATAAACAGTTTTTACAAACGATTAGTTGTGGTGCTTTTGTATTAAAAGAGGCAGCCAATTATGAGTTGATTCGACGACATGATGATTATCTTAATCCAATCGAAGATGAGCTTGAAGGTGTACCTAATTTAGTGAGTAAATCGATTCAAACAACTCGGCGTTTTGATGCTTTAAAATTATGGATGAGTTTCCGTAGTATAGGTGCTCAACAATATGGCGAAATGGTTGATTATTCGGTTGATCTTGCCCAGCAAGTGGCAAATTATATTGCACAGTCAGAACATTTTGAACTGGTTAATTCAACGCAAATAGCGAGTGTACTGTTTCGTATTAAAAAATCAGCATTAGGCAACAAGGATAGTACACAAGTACATCGATTTATTGCTCAATTGCTGTTTGATGAAGGAAGAGCTAATTTAGGAATTACTCGGCGGGGTGGTGAAACCACATTGAAGCTGACGTTACTTAATCCACATACTCGTTTTGAGCATGTTAAAGTTCTGTTATCGACAATAGAGCAATTACTTCTACGTTATTAA
- a CDS encoding cell division protein ZapC, protein MRKKITIRPSDNWRWYFDSKYDCLMLEIANDMVFRSRYPAKMLTPDAFNTFPFSVDDASAYYQFYESCTRLNLPEPQKVELVLNAIVASNFLKPQMPKSWYFVQQPMLFTPSFGELVEAQVQDSAQRINLLVVESGDTASVCLLADPCVNMAGKNFDITDVVKVMNDRLASKNNSKTNEEEVTDGDEKAVADLFSQLCS, encoded by the coding sequence ATGAGAAAAAAAATAACAATTCGGCCAAGTGATAATTGGCGTTGGTATTTTGATAGTAAATATGATTGTTTGATGTTAGAAATTGCAAACGATATGGTATTTCGTTCTCGTTATCCTGCCAAAATGTTAACTCCTGATGCTTTTAATACTTTTCCTTTTTCTGTTGATGATGCCTCTGCTTATTATCAATTCTATGAAAGCTGTACACGACTCAATTTACCTGAGCCGCAGAAAGTTGAGTTGGTACTCAATGCAATTGTCGCTAGTAACTTTTTGAAACCGCAGATGCCTAAAAGTTGGTATTTTGTACAACAGCCTATGCTATTTACCCCTTCCTTTGGTGAACTTGTTGAAGCTCAAGTCCAAGATAGTGCTCAACGCATTAATTTATTAGTAGTAGAAAGTGGTGATACGGCCTCTGTCTGTTTGTTAGCGGACCCTTGTGTCAACATGGCAGGTAAAAATTTTGATATTACTGATGTTGTGAAAGTGATGAATGATCGACTAGCGAGCAAAAATAATTCGAAAACGAATGAGGAAGAAGTTACTGACGGTGATGAAAAAGCCGTTGCAGATTTATTTTCTCAACTCTGTTCTTAG
- a CDS encoding effector binding domain-containing protein, whose amino-acid sequence MFFVISSIRTNNFTDEKMIEKIKAVWQEAQAKLSDNTGCVYGVYNHYQNDYRGDYTLSIAVDHPIEHFTTTIEPNPIDNYYVFEVDDNHEDKIYQTWQYIWGLEQDRKLFRAYDVDFEKYHPDGRVEIYISLLS is encoded by the coding sequence ATGTTTTTCGTCATTAGCTCTATTCGAACCAATAACTTCACCGATGAAAAGATGATCGAAAAAATCAAGGCTGTGTGGCAAGAAGCACAAGCTAAACTTTCTGATAATACGGGTTGTGTTTATGGTGTATATAATCACTATCAAAATGATTATCGAGGTGATTATACATTATCGATTGCGGTTGATCACCCTATTGAACATTTTACGACAACAATCGAACCAAACCCAATTGATAATTATTATGTATTTGAAGTTGATGATAATCATGAAGATAAAATTTACCAAACTTGGCAATATATCTGGGGATTAGAACAAGATCGTAAACTATTCCGTGCCTATGATGTTGATTTTGAAAAATATCATCCTGATGGCAGGGTAGAAATTTATATTAGTCTATTAAGTTAA
- the ilvC gene encoding ketol-acid reductoisomerase yields MSNYFNTLSWREKLAQLGKCRFMDRSEFAQEAQFLKGKKIVIVGCGAQGLNQGLNMRDSGLDISYALRKEAIAEKRASWKKATENGFKVGTYEDLIPTADLVINLTPDKQHSAVVKAVQPLMKQGAALGYSHGFNIIEVGEQIRSDITVVMVAPKCPGTEVREEYKRGFGVPTLIAVHPANDPKGEGLAIAKAWAAATGGHRAGVLESSFVAEVKSDLMGEQTILCGMLQTGSLLCFDKLVAEGVDPAYACKLLQFGWETITEALKQGGITLMMDRLSNPAKLRANALAEELKVIMTDLYRKHMDDIISGHFSATMMADWNNDDVNLLKWRKETGETGFEKAAEYQGKIDEQTYFDQGVVMIAMVKAGVELAFETMVEAGILEESAYYESLHELPLIANTIARKRLYEMNVVISDTAEYGNYLFSNVAIPLLREKFMPLLQTGDLGKAIPEGSVDNAQLRDVNEAIRNHPIEKIGHTLRSYMKDMKKINVAG; encoded by the coding sequence ATGTCAAACTACTTTAATACATTAAGCTGGCGCGAAAAATTAGCACAATTAGGTAAATGCCGTTTTATGGATCGCAGCGAATTTGCACAAGAAGCACAATTTTTGAAAGGTAAAAAAATTGTTATTGTCGGTTGTGGTGCACAAGGCTTAAACCAAGGGTTAAACATGCGTGATTCAGGTCTTGATATCTCTTATGCACTACGCAAAGAGGCGATTGCTGAAAAACGAGCTTCATGGAAAAAAGCCACTGAAAATGGTTTTAAAGTTGGTACTTATGAAGATTTAATCCCAACGGCTGATCTTGTAATTAACTTAACTCCAGATAAACAACACTCTGCAGTAGTTAAAGCTGTTCAACCATTAATGAAACAAGGCGCAGCATTAGGCTACTCTCATGGTTTTAATATTATTGAAGTGGGTGAACAAATTCGTTCTGATATTACCGTTGTTATGGTGGCACCAAAATGTCCAGGGACTGAAGTTCGTGAAGAGTATAAACGTGGTTTTGGTGTGCCAACATTGATCGCTGTACATCCAGCTAACGATCCAAAAGGCGAAGGATTAGCTATTGCAAAAGCTTGGGCAGCTGCAACTGGTGGTCACCGAGCGGGTGTATTAGAGTCTTCATTTGTTGCTGAAGTAAAATCAGATCTAATGGGTGAACAAACAATCCTTTGTGGTATGTTACAAACTGGTTCACTATTATGTTTTGATAAGTTAGTAGCAGAAGGAGTAGATCCTGCTTATGCATGTAAACTATTACAATTTGGTTGGGAAACGATCACTGAAGCTTTAAAGCAAGGTGGTATCACATTAATGATGGATCGTTTATCAAATCCAGCTAAGTTACGTGCTAATGCGTTAGCAGAAGAGTTAAAAGTTATTATGACGGATCTATATCGTAAACATATGGACGATATTATTTCTGGTCACTTCTCTGCAACGATGATGGCTGATTGGAATAACGATGATGTTAATCTACTAAAATGGCGTAAAGAGACCGGAGAAACTGGCTTTGAGAAAGCTGCTGAATATCAAGGTAAAATTGATGAACAAACTTACTTTGATCAAGGCGTTGTTATGATCGCAATGGTTAAAGCCGGTGTTGAACTAGCCTTTGAAACAATGGTTGAAGCTGGTATTCTTGAAGAGTCTGCTTATTATGAATCACTTCATGAATTACCGTTAATTGCTAATACTATTGCACGTAAACGTTTATATGAAATGAATGTGGTTATCTCTGATACTGCTGAGTATGGTAACTATTTATTCTCTAATGTTGCCATTCCACTATTAAGAGAAAAATTCATGCCGTTATTACAAACTGGTGATTTAGGTAAAGCTATTCCTGAAGGCAGTGTTGATAATGCACAATTACGTGATGTGAATGAAGCGATTCGTAACCACCCAATTGAAAAAATTGGTCATACATTACGTAGTTATATGAAAGATATGAAGAAAATTAATGTAGCAGGTTAA
- the ilvY gene encoding HTH-type transcriptional activator IlvY → MDIRDLKVFLHLSETHHFGLTAKAMHITPSTLSRQIQRLEESLGQQLFIRDNRSVSITDAGQQLKLFAKQVVSDYQHLQQNLNQANHQLTGELSLFCSVTAAYSHLPDILDKFRVLYPLVEIKLTTGDAADAVSKIQSNEADLAIAGCPKNLPTSVEFVKLGEIEMVLLIPRLRSTFSDKLHQKEPDWRNIPFILPEHGPSRHRIDLWFKQNKIHSPKIYATVAGHEAIVSMVALGCGVALLPKVVMENSPERIRERIIEWSSSLIEPFDIGICVQKRRLAEKIIAAFWQLAN, encoded by the coding sequence ATGGATATTCGCGATTTAAAAGTCTTTTTACATCTCAGTGAAACTCACCATTTTGGTCTAACGGCTAAAGCGATGCATATCACGCCATCAACGTTATCAAGACAAATTCAACGCTTAGAAGAGAGTTTAGGTCAGCAACTATTCATTCGAGATAATCGCTCGGTCAGTATTACTGATGCAGGTCAGCAGCTAAAATTATTTGCAAAACAAGTCGTATCTGATTACCAGCATTTACAACAAAACTTAAACCAAGCTAACCATCAACTTACTGGCGAACTGAGTCTATTTTGCTCGGTAACAGCCGCTTATAGTCACTTGCCAGATATTCTAGATAAATTTAGGGTACTCTATCCATTGGTAGAAATAAAGTTAACAACCGGTGATGCCGCCGATGCAGTAAGTAAAATTCAATCGAATGAGGCTGATCTTGCTATCGCTGGTTGTCCCAAAAATTTACCAACTAGTGTTGAGTTTGTAAAATTGGGTGAGATAGAAATGGTACTACTAATACCAAGACTACGCAGTACATTTAGTGATAAGCTTCATCAAAAAGAGCCTGATTGGCGTAATATCCCTTTTATCTTGCCAGAACATGGTCCAAGTCGTCATCGTATTGATCTGTGGTTTAAACAAAATAAGATCCATTCACCTAAAATTTATGCCACCGTTGCCGGTCACGAAGCAATTGTATCAATGGTTGCACTAGGTTGTGGAGTTGCATTATTGCCAAAAGTTGTCATGGAAAATAGTCCAGAAAGAATAAGAGAACGCATTATTGAATGGTCATCAAGTTTAATCGAACCTTTTGATATTGGTATTTGTGTACAAAAAAGACGCTTAGCAGAAAAAATTATTGCCGCATTTTGGCAACTTGCTAATTAA
- a CDS encoding diaminobutyrate--2-oxoglutarate transaminase family protein, with protein sequence MGTTQLSSFDNQYYLNRQSHFESNARSYPRKFPISIKSAQGAWLTDVEGKRYLDCLAGAGTLALGHNHPSVINAIKDVLESQLPLHTLDLTTPLKDQFSETVLNLLPGNPDEWRLQFCGPTGADANEAAFKLAKTATGRTPIISFAGGYHGMTNGTLSTTGNLGAKNPIGGLMPYVQFMPYPYAYRCPLGIGGEQGAQALANLFERMLDDVESGITKPAAVILEAIQGEGGVIPAPVEWLKRIREVTKRLGIILILDEVQAGIGRSGEFFAFGQSGIVPDMIVMSKAIGGGLPMSLVAYRAELDVWLPGAHTGTFRGNQLAMATGLATLDMITKQGVQDNVNVAGNALKAGLLALQKRFPCIGEVRGRGLMLGIEIVDVQGKTDMLGSLPYAPELSVALQQACFRAGLIAERGGRHGAVLRFLPPLTLSLDEVKQVLERLEIALNTITK encoded by the coding sequence ATGGGAACTACACAATTATCTTCATTTGATAATCAATATTATTTAAATCGACAATCACACTTCGAGTCCAATGCACGAAGTTATCCTAGAAAATTTCCAATTTCAATTAAGTCGGCACAAGGTGCTTGGTTAACTGATGTCGAAGGGAAAAGGTATTTAGATTGTCTTGCCGGTGCCGGCACCCTGGCATTAGGACATAATCATCCTAGTGTTATTAATGCAATAAAAGATGTGTTAGAAAGTCAGCTTCCGCTGCATACGTTAGATTTAACCACTCCCCTAAAAGATCAGTTTTCTGAAACCGTTCTTAATCTTCTACCCGGCAATCCTGATGAATGGCGACTACAATTTTGTGGACCTACAGGTGCTGATGCTAATGAGGCAGCATTCAAATTAGCCAAAACAGCCACAGGAAGAACACCTATTATCAGTTTTGCAGGCGGTTATCATGGTATGACAAATGGTACCTTAAGTACAACCGGTAATTTAGGTGCCAAAAATCCCATTGGTGGATTAATGCCTTATGTCCAATTCATGCCTTATCCTTATGCTTATCGTTGTCCTCTGGGAATTGGCGGGGAACAGGGTGCCCAAGCTTTAGCGAACCTATTTGAACGAATGTTAGATGATGTTGAGAGCGGTATTACTAAACCAGCTGCCGTCATTCTAGAAGCGATTCAAGGTGAAGGTGGTGTTATTCCTGCACCTGTAGAATGGTTAAAACGTATTCGTGAAGTGACCAAACGACTCGGGATTATTTTAATTTTAGATGAAGTTCAAGCTGGTATTGGTCGTAGTGGTGAGTTTTTTGCTTTTGGTCAATCGGGTATCGTTCCTGATATGATTGTGATGTCTAAAGCGATTGGCGGCGGTTTACCAATGTCATTAGTTGCTTATCGTGCTGAGTTAGATGTGTGGTTACCTGGTGCACATACAGGGACTTTTCGCGGCAATCAACTCGCAATGGCAACGGGTCTTGCTACCCTTGATATGATCACTAAACAAGGTGTGCAAGATAATGTTAATGTTGCTGGTAATGCATTAAAAGCGGGTTTATTAGCTCTACAAAAACGTTTCCCATGTATTGGTGAAGTCCGTGGTCGAGGTTTAATGCTGGGGATTGAAATCGTCGATGTACAGGGTAAAACTGATATGTTAGGCAGTTTACCTTATGCTCCGGAGCTATCTGTTGCATTACAACAAGCTTGTTTTCGTGCTGGATTAATTGCGGAGAGAGGAGGGCGTCATGGTGCTGTATTACGTTTCCTTCCGCCATTAACATTATCACTTGATGAAGTTAAGCAAGTCCTTGAACGTTTAGAAATTGCTTTAAATACAATTACGAAATAA
- the creD gene encoding cell envelope integrity protein CreD has translation MNSHFTLLFKILTLGGLILVMLIPMLMIMGLIQERFYYQNSVIDSVAQSSSGVQKIIGPIIVVPYTETLLEVNNKQNYYIQKKYVRYILPQQLNVEGDADISSRHIGIYQAQVYQTQLTFNGSFNSVSLDSLKNNPAIEVGEPYLLVLISDTRGIMQTPTIMLANQQLDFEPGVKQSGMGSVQGINASVSIDNLTNKKLEFNFSLQLQGTKELSIVPIGRSSHYQLKGNWPHPNFIGYSLPINRQIDQNGFVATWQSSWYANNINSLFADDVSETRYYSSDIANMPDFKTSFVETVDQYQMIERAVKYDILFIALTFICFFIFEMLKQLKIHPVQYLLVGMALTLFYLLLLALSEHIGFLLAYIIGSIACSLLIGFYLSGVIKNSKWSIIFTIFLLTLYTVLYFVMISEGNALLLGSILLFIVLGGIMILTRKMDWYKISQVNVEKITTITQQNEQTH, from the coding sequence ATGAATTCACATTTTACATTGTTATTTAAAATATTAACCTTAGGCGGATTAATCCTTGTTATGCTTATCCCAATGCTGATGATTATGGGCTTAATACAGGAAAGATTTTATTATCAAAATAGTGTGATTGATTCAGTTGCACAGAGTAGTAGTGGCGTACAAAAAATTATTGGTCCAATTATTGTTGTGCCTTATACCGAAACACTTTTAGAAGTAAACAATAAACAGAACTATTATATTCAAAAGAAATATGTACGTTATATATTACCACAACAACTTAATGTGGAGGGTGATGCAGATATCTCATCACGGCATATTGGTATTTATCAAGCTCAGGTTTACCAAACTCAATTAACGTTTAATGGATCATTTAATTCGGTCTCCCTTGACTCACTAAAAAATAATCCGGCAATAGAGGTGGGTGAACCGTATTTATTAGTGTTAATCTCTGATACACGGGGAATTATGCAGACGCCAACGATTATGTTAGCCAACCAGCAGTTGGATTTTGAGCCTGGCGTAAAACAGAGTGGCATGGGAAGTGTACAAGGTATTAATGCCTCAGTGTCGATTGATAATTTAACCAATAAAAAACTTGAGTTCAATTTTTCATTGCAACTGCAAGGAACAAAAGAGCTATCGATAGTACCTATTGGACGATCAAGCCATTATCAACTTAAAGGCAATTGGCCTCATCCTAATTTTATCGGTTATAGTTTACCTATCAATCGACAAATTGATCAAAACGGTTTTGTAGCGACCTGGCAAAGTAGTTGGTATGCCAATAATATTAATAGCTTATTTGCTGATGATGTCAGTGAAACACGTTATTATTCATCGGATATTGCCAATATGCCTGATTTTAAAACCAGTTTTGTCGAAACAGTCGATCAATATCAAATGATTGAACGAGCTGTTAAATATGATATTTTATTTATTGCGTTAACGTTTATCTGTTTCTTCATTTTTGAAATGCTTAAACAACTCAAAATTCATCCAGTACAGTATTTATTAGTTGGTATGGCATTAACTCTTTTCTATCTCTTATTATTAGCATTATCCGAGCATATAGGCTTCTTATTGGCTTATATTATTGGGTCAATTGCTTGTAGTTTATTGATCGGTTTTTATTTATCGGGAGTCATAAAAAATAGTAAGTGGAGTATTATATTTACTATTTTCTTATTAACACTCTATACAGTGCTCTATTTTGTGATGATCTCTGAAGGTAATGCTTTGTTACTCGGTAGTATTTTATTATTTATTGTTTTAGGTGGCATTATGATTTTAACACGTAAAATGGATTGGTATAAAATCAGTCAAGTTAATGTCGAAAAGATAACAACTATTACTCAGCAAAATGAGCAGACACATTAA